The following is a genomic window from Rhodoferax sp. PAMC 29310.
GTAGTCTTTGGCCTCCCAGGGGTGCTGGGCCACCGGGTGGGCGGCAATCCAGGCCAGCGCCCGTTCGTGCATGTCTGCTGCGGCATTGCTTGATTGAGGAATGAGCTCATGCACCAAGCCAAGCTCCAGCGCTTTCTGGGGTGAAAATAATTTGCCTTCAACCAGATACGGTTGGGCACCCATCAATCCAAGTTGACGGGTCATTTTGGTCACGCCACTGGCACCGGGCAACAGACCCAAAGTGACCTCTGGCAAACCAAACTGAATCTTTGAGTCGTCAATCGAGATGCGGTGATGACCCACCAAGGCCACTTCCCAACCGCCGCCCAGCGCGGTGCCATTCAAGCAACTCACAACGGGCTTGCCCAGGGTTTCCAAGGTGCGAAAGTGGTGTTTAACGCGCTCAATGCCGGCAAACACCGCAGCGGCGTCCGAGGCTTGCAGACGCATCACGCCTTTCAGGTCAGCACCGGCAAAAAAAGTGGTTTTAGCTGAGGTCAGAAGCAGCCCACGGATGCTGTTCTTGTCCTTCAACACCTGTTCCGACAATTCGGCCAAGTCATCCTGCCACTGTAGGCACATGGTGTTCACGGGCGAGTTCGGTTCATCAAAGGTGACGGTGGCAATGCCGTCTTGCAAGTTGTAGTGGATGGTTTTCATACTTAATTTGCTATAGATAAAGGAGCTGCTCGCGCATTCTGGACGGGCGCTAGAGGTATAAATTACCTGAAATATCAGACTCTTTCCACAATGGTGGCAATGCCCATGCCACCGCCCACACACAGGGTGGCCATGCCGTACCGCAGCTGGCGCCGGTGCAACTCGTCAATCAAGGTGCCCAAAATCATGGCGCCGGTGGCACCCAGCGGGTGGCCCATGGCAATGGCACCGCCGTTGACGTTGACCTTGTCATGCGGGACGCCCATCTCCTTCATGAAGCGCATGACCACGGCGGCAAAGGCCTCATTCACCTCAATCAAGTCCATCTGGTCGATCGTCATACCGGCTTTGGCCAGTGCCTTGCGGGCGGCGGGCATGGGCCCGGTCAGCATGATGGTGGGGTCAGCCCCACTCAGCGCCACGGAGACGATGCGGGCGCGGGGCGTGAGGCCATGGGCCTTGGCCGCCGACGCAGACCCGATCAATACTGCCGCAGCGCCATCCACAATGCCGGACGAGTTGCCCGCGTGGTGCACATGGTGAATACGCTCTACCTGGGGGGAGCGGGTCAGTGCCACCTGGTCAAAGCCCATGCCGCCCATTTGCTCAAACGCGGGTTTGAGCGAGGCTAGCCCCTCCAACGTGGTGTTGGGTTTGACGAACTCGTCTCGCGCCAAAATGATTTGTCCCATGGCGTCTTTGACGGGCACCAGAGAATGGTCAAAGTAGCCGCTGGCGCGGGCGTGGGAGGCTCGTTTTTGGGACTCCAGGGCAAAGGCATCCACGTCCTGGCGAGTGAAGCCGGCCAGTGTGGCAATCAGGTCAGCGCCAATGCCTTGCGGCACGAAGGCGGTGGCGGAATTGGTGTGCGGGTCCAGCGCCCAGGCGCCGCCGTCTGAGCCAATGGGCACGCGACTCATGCTTTCCACGCCTCCCGCTACAACCAAATCCTCCCAGCCTGAACGCACCTTCTGTGCCGCCATGTTCACAGCCTCCAGACCCGACGCACAAAACCGGTTGATCTGAACGCCAGAGCAGGTGAAGTCCCAACCCGCCTTGAGGGCGGCCACCTTGGCAATCACGGCGCCCTGGTCACCGACCGGGGAGACCACGCCCATTACCACGTCATCCACGCAAGCAGTATCCAGGTCATGGCGTCGTTGCAGCTCGGTCAGAACGCCCGCCAGCAAGTCGACTGGTTTCACTTCATACAGGCTCCCATCTTTCTTGCCTTTGCCACGAGGGGTGCGGATGGCATCAAATACATAGGCTTCAGTCATGGGGTCTCCTGGGGGGAAATTGGGTGCTTGCAACCCAGCAGGGTGCAGTAAAGTGCGTTGAGGCGCAAATCATCCCTGTAAACCGCAGCAATTGAGTCAACTTGGAGACAACATGATTGAGAGAACACTATTCACGCCGGACCACGAAACCTTTAGAGACAGCTTTCGCCGATTCCTGGACAAAGAGGTGGCCCCGTTTCACGCCGACTGGGAGGAGCAGGGTTTTGTGGACCGGGCGGTCTGGAACAAGGCGGGCGAGAACGGCTTTCTGTGTGCCACCATGCCCGAGGCTTATGGCGGCTCGGAGGCCGACAAGCTGTACTCCGTGGTACAGATGGAGGAGCTGAACCGCGCGGGGTTCACCGGCATTGGTTTTAGCTTGCACAGCGAAATCGTGGCACCCTATCTTCTTCATTACGGCACCGAAGATCAAAAAACCCGCTACCTGCCGAAACTGGCCAGCGGCGAAATGATTGGCGCCATCGCCATGAGTGAGCCCGCCGCCGGGTCAGACTTGCAAGGCATCAAGGCCACGGCCATCCAGCAGGCCAACGGCAGCTACCTGCTGAATGGCAGCAAAACCTTCATCACCAACGGTTGGCACGCCGACTTGGTGGTCGTGGTGGCCAAAACCAACCCCGGTGCCGGTGCCAAAGGCACGAGCCTGCTGCTGGTGGAGCGTGGCATGGCGGGTTTCTCCGTGGGCAAACGCTTGAAGAAACTCGGGTTGAAGGCCCAAGACACCTCTGAGCTGTTCTTTGACAACGTCAGCGTGCCCGCCGCCAACTTGCTGGGCGGACCGGCGCACGAGAATAAGGGCTTTATCTGCCTGATGGAGCAGTTGCCCTGGGAGCGTCTGCAAATCGCAATTGGTGCAGTGGCAGCGGCCGAGGCGGCGATTGGCTGGACGGTGGACTACGTCAAAGAGCGCACCGTCTTCGGCCAGCCGGTTGCGTCGTTTCAAAACACCCGCTTTAAATTGGCTGAATTGCAGACCGAGGTGCAGGTGGCCCGCGTCTTCGTGGACAAATGCACCGAGTTGGTCTTGAACAACACCCTGGACACCGCTACCGCCAGCATGGCCAAGTACTGGTGCAGCGACCTGCAATGCAAGGTGATGGACGAGTGTGTGCAGCTCTTTGGTGGCTATGGCTACATGTGGGAATACCCCATCACCCGTGCATACGCTGATGCACGCGTGCAACGTATTTACGGTGGCACGAATGAAATTATGAAAGAAGTCATCACACGGGCCATGGGCTTGGGCGCAAAATAAGCCATCCTAAGGATTCAATATGCCTACATTGCTCGGTGTTCAGGTTGCCAAAGCCCGTCGTGCCCAGATTGGGGGGCGCGCGGTGTTAACAGCTATTTTCAAAACTGCAGTGAATGGCCCGATCGTGGTGAAGCCATTGGGGCTGGCGGGCGATGAGCAAGCTGATTTGTCAGTCCATGGCGGGCTGGATAAAGCCATTTACGCGTACCCCTCAGAGCACTACCCGTTCTGGTCTGAGGCCCGGGCGCGCACTGGCTACGCCGAAATTGATGACGCCTTGCTGTTCGGATCCATGGGCGAAAACCTCAGTCTGGAGGGCCTGCTGGAAACGGAGGTATGGGTGGGCGACGTGTTCAAATTTGCCCACTGCAGCCTGCGCGTGACCATTCCCCGCGAGCCCTGCTACAAATTCAATGCCACCATGGGCTACAGTGGCGCGGTCAGGGCCATGGCCCAAAGTGGCTTTTGTGGCTGGTACTTGGCCGTGGACCAACCGGGCACGATCAGCGCGGGGGAGTCGTTCGAGGTGGTGCCGGGCCCAAGAAGCCTTTGCATCCTCAAGTCGTTCAACGCCAAGATGGCCAAGCCCTTTAGCTGATTTTCGTTGTTTGCTATATAAATAATAGCTACTCACGTATTATTTTATTGGGCCAGGGGATTTTTTCTTGTATTTTTCGCCACCAATCCAGCGACGCCATAGCGCTATGGCAGAGGTGCTTATTCAGCTTACCGAGGCGCGGCCGACTGCAACATCGCCCCCATCGCTTGGTGGATCAGATTGATGGCTTTCAAGGGACGAATCATCACTTTGAAGTCCACAATCTGGCCCGCATCGTTCCACGTCATCATGTCAACGCCATTCACTTTGATGCCGTCAATCTCCACCTGGAACTCCAGAATCGCATCGTTGGGACCTACCACCTCTCTGACATAGCGAAACGAGTCATTGAAAAACACCTTGAAGGCGGCTGACACATACTGATAGGTCACGGCCTTGCCCACTTGAGGTGTGTTGACAACGGGTGAGTGGAAAACGCAGTCGTCGGCCAACAGTGCCTTGAGCCCAGTTGTGTCACGGGTGCGAGCGACCTCATGCCAGGTGGCCAAGGGGGTGGGTGTCATGGGGTGTCTCCAATGCAAAAGAAGAAGCGAGGCAGTAAGGGATGCCACCCGCGTGTGAATCGGCATGCTATCGACAATGTCCCGGTGCCGGGTCATTCATCTGTCGCTCATTCGACAAAGCGCAGGCTTAGCGGCCCGGTAACTTCACGTCAAACCGCTGGCCGCCATAGCCAAAGTGTTGGTCTCGGCCTTGCACGGAAACGCGACCAAGCCCTTTGGGCACTTTGACCTCATAGAGGTCCCTGGTAAAAGGTTGTTCACCCGCGTGATCGTGCGCCAGCAAGCGCTCGCCGTACACCTCGTCTTTGGGGCCCAACACCCGAAATGCGTCAGCGTAGCGCTGGGGTGAGTCGTAGGGCGATGACACCGTCACCTCAAAGTCAAACGTGTCGGCGCCACGGGCCTTAACCTGAACGGCAACCACGTCGGGATACTTCTGCTCTGCGCCACCTGCGGCCCACAGCGAGGTCGATAGCGAAACACTGAGCAGCACGGAACCGAGCAGGGAGGTTCGTTTTATCATGGAAAACAGTTTAAGCGGAGCGGTTCATGGCTGGGGTAGGGGTGCAATTCAGCGTGATTAAGTGGCGACCACTTCTGCGCTGGCTGGGAGCCTCTTTTACCTTTCGCTGGCTGTGACGTTAAATCGCGGGACGACCCGGTCTTAAAGAAGGCTGTGATATGGTTGAACCAGATCAATCCATCATGGGTCATGAGCTGGCATTGCAAAGTTGCTAATGCTTGTCGTAACTCCCTGACACCCCAAACCCCCTTCTTCGAGTGTGCGTCGCTCGATCTAAAAGTCATCCGGTTTTTGAGGTGCCTCAAGACCTGCGCTGGTTGAGCGACGGGAAGTGGTTCTTTCCTGATTTTTCTTGGCAATACCGTTGCGAGCATTAACGACTTCTTGTTGGTTGTGATGAACGGCCGTAGATGGGCAATCCTGCCAGCCCGCCATGAAATTCAAAATGGAGATTTATACAAATAGGCTCGTTGCTGAACGCAATAAGAGCACGCTGAGGATTACCTCATTGATTGACAACAAAGGAGATACAGATGTCAAACGATAACATCGAGCGGGGTCCGTGGAATACCGGCCGCAACCAGGGGCCCCCCGATATTGATGCACTGCTGCGGCGAGCGGGGAACTGGTTCAAACAACTCATGCCCGGCGGAGGATCCAGTGGTGGGCCAAAGAGCGTGGTCACCATTATTTTGTTGGGCGTGGTCGCACTCGGTGCGTGGACGTCTTACTACACGGTGCCGAGCGATTCGGTAGTTGTAATCCAACGATTTGGTAAATATCTCACGGAAGTGCCGCCAGGATTGCACTTCAAACTGCCGTTGGGCATCGACATAGCAACGGTTGTTCCTGTCAAGCGACAGTTGAAACAGGAATTCGGTTTCTCCACGCCGGATGCGAATGATTTATACCAGACGCCAACCGACGGAAAGCGGGAGACCGAAATGGTGACCGGCGATCTGAATGCCGCGCTGGTCGAGTGGGTGGTTCAGTACCGCATCTCGGATCCGGTTAAATTTCTGTTCGAGGTTCGCGAACCGCGCGCCACTCTGCGCTATGTGTCCGAATCCGTGATGCGGGAAGTCGTCGGCGACCGCACCGTAGACGAAGTCATCACCATTGGTCGACAGGAGATCGAAACCGAAGCCCTCGTCAAGATGCAGCAGCTCTCTACCAAGTACGCGATGGGCATCAGCATTGACCAGGTGCAGCTGAAAAATATCAATCCACCCGCACCGGTGCAGAGTTCGTTCAACGAAGTGAACCAGGCGCAGCAGGAAAAAGAGAAGTTGATCAACGAAGCTCGCCGCGATTACAACAAGGTGATACCGCTGGCCGAAGGTGAAAAGGATCAACGCATCCGCGAGGCCGACGGATACCGGCTCAAACGCATCAACGAAGCGGAAGGTGACGTGGCCCGCTTCAACGCCTTGCTGGCGGAGTACACCAAGGCCCCGGAAGTCACCCGTCGCCGCATCTATATCGAGACCATGCAGGACGTGATGCCACGCATACGCTCAAAAATAATTATCGATGAACAGGCGCGTAGCATTCTGCCCCTGCTGAATCTCGATCCAAAGAAGGAGGCGAAGCCATGAAGATCAGCCAGATAGCAATCGTCATCGTGGTCGTCGTTGGCGCCTACCTGACGTCGAGTTCGGTCTACACGGTCAGCGAAGTAGAGCAGATGGTCATCACGCAGTTCGGAAAACCTGTCGGCGAGCCTGTGACGACTGCGGGACTGAAGTTCAAGGTGCCCTTCATCCAGGAAGTCAATTCGATTGAGAAACGCGTTCTTGAATGGGACGGTAGCCCGTCAGATATGCCTACCAAGGACAAGCTTTACATTTCGGTCGATCTTTTCGCACGCTGGCGAATTACCGATCC
Proteins encoded in this region:
- the hflK gene encoding FtsH protease activity modulator HflK; amino-acid sequence: MSNDNIERGPWNTGRNQGPPDIDALLRRAGNWFKQLMPGGGSSGGPKSVVTIILLGVVALGAWTSYYTVPSDSVVVIQRFGKYLTEVPPGLHFKLPLGIDIATVVPVKRQLKQEFGFSTPDANDLYQTPTDGKRETEMVTGDLNAALVEWVVQYRISDPVKFLFEVREPRATLRYVSESVMREVVGDRTVDEVITIGRQEIETEALVKMQQLSTKYAMGISIDQVQLKNINPPAPVQSSFNEVNQAQQEKEKLINEARRDYNKVIPLAEGEKDQRIREADGYRLKRINEAEGDVARFNALLAEYTKAPEVTRRRIYIETMQDVMPRIRSKIIIDEQARSILPLLNLDPKKEAKP
- a CDS encoding acetyl-CoA C-acetyltransferase, which gives rise to MTEAYVFDAIRTPRGKGKKDGSLYEVKPVDLLAGVLTELQRRHDLDTACVDDVVMGVVSPVGDQGAVIAKVAALKAGWDFTCSGVQINRFCASGLEAVNMAAQKVRSGWEDLVVAGGVESMSRVPIGSDGGAWALDPHTNSATAFVPQGIGADLIATLAGFTRQDVDAFALESQKRASHARASGYFDHSLVPVKDAMGQIILARDEFVKPNTTLEGLASLKPAFEQMGGMGFDQVALTRSPQVERIHHVHHAGNSSGIVDGAAAVLIGSASAAKAHGLTPRARIVSVALSGADPTIMLTGPMPAARKALAKAGMTIDQMDLIEVNEAFAAVVMRFMKEMGVPHDKVNVNGGAIAMGHPLGATGAMILGTLIDELHRRQLRYGMATLCVGGGMGIATIVERV
- a CDS encoding nuclear transport factor 2 family protein; this encodes MTPTPLATWHEVARTRDTTGLKALLADDCVFHSPVVNTPQVGKAVTYQYVSAAFKVFFNDSFRYVREVVGPNDAILEFQVEIDGIKVNGVDMMTWNDAGQIVDFKVMIRPLKAINLIHQAMGAMLQSAAPR
- a CDS encoding MOSC domain-containing protein — encoded protein: MPTLLGVQVAKARRAQIGGRAVLTAIFKTAVNGPIVVKPLGLAGDEQADLSVHGGLDKAIYAYPSEHYPFWSEARARTGYAEIDDALLFGSMGENLSLEGLLETEVWVGDVFKFAHCSLRVTIPREPCYKFNATMGYSGAVRAMAQSGFCGWYLAVDQPGTISAGESFEVVPGPRSLCILKSFNAKMAKPFS
- a CDS encoding acyl-CoA dehydrogenase family protein, whose translation is MIERTLFTPDHETFRDSFRRFLDKEVAPFHADWEEQGFVDRAVWNKAGENGFLCATMPEAYGGSEADKLYSVVQMEELNRAGFTGIGFSLHSEIVAPYLLHYGTEDQKTRYLPKLASGEMIGAIAMSEPAAGSDLQGIKATAIQQANGSYLLNGSKTFITNGWHADLVVVVAKTNPGAGAKGTSLLLVERGMAGFSVGKRLKKLGLKAQDTSELFFDNVSVPAANLLGGPAHENKGFICLMEQLPWERLQIAIGAVAAAEAAIGWTVDYVKERTVFGQPVASFQNTRFKLAELQTEVQVARVFVDKCTELVLNNTLDTATASMAKYWCSDLQCKVMDECVQLFGGYGYMWEYPITRAYADARVQRIYGGTNEIMKEVITRAMGLGAK